A stretch of the Archangium violaceum genome encodes the following:
- a CDS encoding diacylglycerol/lipid kinase family protein gives MNIAVMVNLRARRGSERVGGMVQRIFPRARLALTRSLDEARTWISEQLRPNPPTLLLAGGGDGTITGLLNELRAQGLALPAIGVLPLGTGNAWARVTGAPKPVDALRQLAACGERLPPLRLFSLVRVENKVAPFAGTGWDAETLQDFKDHISRFPAGPLREANGGLRGYMGALFTRTIPRHTFGRGAPRVKVYNLGAPALTVDGRGTVVPLPGGETGALLYDGPVGVAGAATTPEWGFGFKAFPFAQAVPHRLSVRVYGAGVLEATRNMFKLWRGAHPLPRMHDFLVERLRMDFDREVPFQMGGDIMGLRRSLEFSLAEESVQLVDWRQLKRLVANA, from the coding sequence ATGAATATCGCCGTGATGGTCAACTTGCGCGCACGCCGTGGTTCCGAACGAGTCGGCGGAATGGTGCAGCGCATCTTCCCCCGTGCCCGCCTCGCCCTCACCCGCTCGCTGGATGAGGCCCGGACCTGGATTTCCGAACAGCTCCGTCCCAACCCACCCACGCTGCTGCTGGCCGGCGGGGGAGACGGCACCATCACCGGGCTGCTCAATGAGCTGCGCGCCCAGGGGCTGGCTCTTCCCGCAATCGGCGTGCTGCCCCTGGGCACGGGCAATGCCTGGGCGCGCGTCACCGGAGCGCCGAAGCCCGTGGATGCCCTGCGCCAACTCGCGGCCTGTGGCGAGCGCCTGCCCCCCCTGCGCCTCTTCTCGCTCGTGCGGGTGGAGAACAAGGTGGCGCCCTTCGCGGGCACCGGCTGGGACGCGGAGACGCTGCAGGACTTCAAGGACCATATCTCGAGGTTTCCGGCCGGGCCCCTGCGCGAGGCGAACGGAGGCCTGCGCGGGTACATGGGTGCCCTCTTCACCCGCACCATCCCTCGGCACACGTTCGGCAGGGGCGCCCCGAGGGTGAAGGTGTACAACCTGGGCGCTCCGGCGCTCACCGTGGACGGGCGCGGCACCGTGGTGCCCCTCCCCGGTGGAGAGACCGGCGCGCTCCTCTACGACGGCCCTGTCGGAGTCGCTGGAGCGGCCACCACGCCCGAGTGGGGCTTCGGCTTCAAGGCCTTCCCCTTCGCCCAGGCGGTGCCGCACCGGCTGTCCGTGCGCGTCTACGGCGCCGGCGTGCTGGAGGCCACGCGCAACATGTTCAAGCTGTGGCGCGGGGCGCACCCGCTGCCCAGGATGCACGACTTCCTCGTGGAGCGCCTGCGCATGGACTTCGATCGCGAGGTGCCCTTCCAGATGGGGGGCGACATCATGGGCCTGCGCCGCTCGCTCGAGTTCTCCCTGGCCGAGGAGTCCGTGCAACTGGTGGACTGGCGGCAGCTCAAGCGGCTCGTCGCGAACGCGTGA
- a CDS encoding PEGA domain-containing protein has translation MTFLKNSSSLVVVLALALGHMAEAAPRRMVVASGDCKDAELSSQTKALYDTLVARPGEKVLTVTDFAERLFPQPSGSFEDIKRQLEAAQGQFYEARYTRVAPALDEVLRQVARLPVGGARWKLYVDALLLQAVNYRAMGRVKESDEAFRGVLRLDAQYELDPDYYTPSTRQAFDKLRREMARVKKVRLSVKSTLPASEVFLDGRSMGQTPLTMEVHAGTYELTVKKGEAVSFPRQLLVQGEEMPMLVDLAYEGSISANPFPCLASSSEEGEQVLSRAIRLGGTIPGVEEVIVVKLEGANGGPKWLAATVLNVEGGQKLREGGFKTRGLDAPAESLNALVDFVTTGKAQPSLVVAQANIQPPWEAPSAEQAALTEVTEKSGSVRPLRVVSYVTLGAGVAALAGTGILRLAIQQDMQALEKGNHLNANGNVSAGDRAGREIVNRMAGKVRIHNGLLIGSGAALATGLVLFLLSPSEAPPPVAVGVVAGPDGAGASLSGTF, from the coding sequence ATGACCTTCCTCAAGAACTCATCTTCGCTGGTGGTGGTGCTCGCTCTCGCTCTGGGTCACATGGCGGAGGCGGCTCCGCGCCGCATGGTGGTCGCCAGTGGCGACTGCAAGGACGCGGAGCTCAGCAGTCAGACCAAGGCCCTCTACGACACGCTGGTGGCCCGCCCGGGGGAGAAAGTCCTCACGGTGACGGACTTCGCCGAGCGTCTGTTCCCGCAGCCCTCCGGGAGCTTCGAGGACATCAAGCGGCAGCTCGAGGCCGCCCAGGGCCAGTTCTACGAGGCGCGCTACACCCGGGTCGCCCCGGCCCTCGACGAGGTGCTGAGGCAGGTGGCCCGCCTCCCGGTGGGCGGGGCGCGTTGGAAGCTGTACGTCGACGCGCTGCTGCTCCAGGCCGTCAACTACCGCGCCATGGGCCGGGTGAAGGAGAGCGACGAGGCCTTCCGCGGCGTGCTGCGGCTGGACGCGCAGTACGAGCTCGACCCGGACTACTACACGCCCTCCACGCGCCAGGCCTTCGACAAGCTGCGCCGCGAGATGGCCCGGGTGAAGAAGGTGAGGCTCTCGGTGAAGTCCACCCTGCCCGCCTCCGAGGTGTTCCTCGATGGCCGGAGCATGGGGCAGACCCCGCTGACGATGGAGGTGCACGCCGGCACCTACGAGCTCACCGTGAAGAAGGGAGAGGCCGTCAGCTTCCCACGTCAGCTCCTGGTGCAGGGCGAGGAGATGCCGATGCTCGTGGACCTGGCCTACGAGGGCTCCATCTCGGCCAATCCCTTCCCGTGCCTCGCCTCCAGCAGTGAGGAGGGGGAGCAGGTGCTCTCCCGCGCCATCCGTCTGGGGGGCACCATCCCGGGCGTGGAAGAGGTCATCGTCGTGAAGCTGGAGGGGGCGAACGGCGGACCGAAGTGGCTCGCCGCCACCGTTCTCAACGTGGAGGGGGGCCAGAAGCTGCGCGAGGGCGGTTTCAAGACGCGGGGGCTCGACGCCCCGGCCGAGTCGCTCAACGCGCTGGTCGACTTCGTCACCACCGGGAAGGCCCAGCCGAGCCTCGTGGTCGCCCAGGCCAACATCCAGCCTCCCTGGGAGGCGCCTTCCGCCGAGCAGGCCGCGCTCACCGAGGTGACGGAGAAGTCCGGCTCCGTGCGTCCCCTGCGCGTGGTCTCGTACGTGACGCTGGGCGCGGGCGTGGCGGCCCTGGCGGGCACGGGCATCCTGCGGCTCGCCATCCAGCAGGACATGCAGGCGCTCGAGAAGGGCAACCACCTCAACGCCAACGGCAATGTCAGCGCCGGTGATCGCGCCGGCCGGGAGATCGTCAACCGCATGGCGGGGAAGGTCCGCATCCACAACGGGCTGCTCATCGGCTCGGGCGCGGCGCTCGCCACCGGGCTCGTGCTCTTCCTGCTCTCCCCCTCGGAGGCCCCTCCCCCCGTGGCGGTGGGCGTCGTGGCGGGCCCGGACGGGGCGGGCGCCTCGCTCTCCGGGACGTTCTGA
- a CDS encoding IgA Peptidase M64: MNVLLALLLAASATSAPAPRTFRVDYFHTGNATEERFSLDRLVVEPLPWPGSPSRAIDETNLGKYLFEVRDRDTNRLLYSRGFASIYGEWETTPEAREVNRTFHESLRFPTPEKPVQVILKKRAKDNSFREVWSLTVDPKDMFVDPSEPASPGALVKLLDNGPPADKVDFLILGDGYTEKERARFEKDARRLVDILFTFSPFKERKQDFNVWGLMPAARQSGISRPSTGIHRDSPVGATYDAFGSERYVLTFENRRFRDIAAFAPYEFVEILVNGNTYGGGGIFGLYSTVAADNLWSPYVFVHEFGHHFAGLADEYYTSESAYAPAEERVEPWEKNVTALKDPSTLKWKDLVAASTPLPTPWKKEEYEAHAREVQKERRRIRAERRPESEMDALFTAQRDWEERFLGKQQYSGKVGAFEGAMYEARGYYRPQLDCVMFTRDRVPFCAVCQRAISEVIDLYAGKGAKATKKATKKAP, encoded by the coding sequence ATGAACGTACTCCTGGCCCTGCTCCTGGCCGCGAGCGCCACCAGCGCTCCGGCCCCCCGCACCTTCCGCGTCGACTACTTCCACACCGGCAACGCCACCGAGGAGCGCTTCAGCCTCGATCGGCTCGTGGTGGAACCGCTGCCCTGGCCGGGCAGCCCCTCGCGCGCCATCGACGAGACCAACCTCGGCAAGTACCTCTTCGAGGTGCGTGACCGCGACACGAACCGCCTGCTGTACTCGCGCGGCTTCGCCTCCATCTACGGCGAGTGGGAGACGACGCCCGAGGCGCGCGAGGTGAACCGCACCTTCCACGAGTCCCTGCGCTTCCCCACCCCGGAGAAGCCCGTGCAGGTGATTCTCAAGAAGCGCGCGAAGGACAACTCCTTCCGCGAGGTGTGGAGCCTCACGGTGGACCCCAAGGACATGTTCGTCGACCCGTCCGAGCCCGCCTCGCCCGGCGCGCTGGTGAAGCTGTTGGACAACGGTCCGCCGGCGGACAAGGTGGACTTCCTCATCCTCGGGGACGGCTACACCGAGAAGGAGCGCGCCCGCTTCGAGAAGGACGCGCGGCGGCTGGTGGACATCCTCTTCACCTTCTCGCCCTTCAAGGAGCGCAAGCAGGACTTCAACGTCTGGGGGCTGATGCCGGCCGCCCGGCAGTCGGGCATCTCCCGCCCGTCCACCGGCATCCACCGCGACTCGCCCGTGGGCGCCACCTACGACGCCTTCGGCAGCGAGCGCTACGTCCTCACCTTCGAGAACCGCCGCTTCCGCGACATCGCCGCGTTCGCGCCCTACGAGTTCGTCGAGATCCTCGTCAACGGCAACACCTATGGCGGCGGTGGCATCTTCGGCCTCTACAGCACCGTGGCCGCCGACAACCTGTGGTCCCCCTACGTCTTCGTCCACGAGTTCGGCCATCACTTCGCGGGGCTCGCGGATGAGTACTACACCTCCGAGTCGGCCTACGCCCCGGCCGAGGAGCGCGTGGAGCCGTGGGAGAAGAACGTCACCGCGCTCAAGGACCCGTCGACGCTCAAGTGGAAGGACCTGGTGGCCGCCAGCACGCCGCTGCCCACGCCGTGGAAGAAGGAGGAGTACGAGGCCCACGCGCGTGAGGTGCAGAAGGAGCGCCGCCGCATCCGTGCCGAGCGCCGTCCCGAGTCGGAGATGGACGCGCTCTTCACCGCCCAGCGCGACTGGGAGGAGCGGTTCCTCGGCAAGCAGCAGTACTCCGGCAAGGTGGGCGCCTTCGAGGGCGCCATGTACGAGGCCCGTGGCTACTACCGGCCCCAGCTCGACTGCGTGATGTTCACCCGGGACCGGGTGCCCTTCTGCGCCGTGTGCCAGCGCGCCATCTCCGAGGTCATCGACCTGTACGCGGGCAAGGGAGCGAAGGCGACGAAGAAGGCGACGAAGAAGGCACCTTGA
- a CDS encoding DUF2267 domain-containing protein encodes MAMMHNQETESWSGEGVGTSAESFLARINREVPEYSPTEAADAVISALCERLPGGLVQELREQFPESLRKLFERSWKDRSAPAHKFDKDDFYLDIAERLQIEPESVRLVLHVVFGSIHSQITERLAEKIAAEMPPNISGTWDAARRDADLPR; translated from the coding sequence ATGGCCATGATGCACAATCAGGAGACGGAGTCCTGGTCTGGTGAGGGAGTAGGAACGAGCGCGGAGTCCTTCCTCGCGCGAATCAACCGTGAGGTCCCCGAATACTCTCCGACCGAGGCGGCGGACGCGGTGATCAGCGCGCTCTGCGAACGGCTCCCCGGCGGGTTGGTTCAGGAGTTGAGGGAGCAGTTCCCCGAGAGTCTGCGCAAGCTCTTCGAGCGCAGTTGGAAGGACCGGAGCGCGCCCGCGCACAAGTTCGACAAGGACGACTTCTACCTGGACATCGCCGAGCGGCTGCAGATCGAACCCGAGAGCGTCCGCCTCGTGCTCCATGTCGTCTTCGGCTCCATCCACTCCCAGATTACCGAGCGGCTGGCGGAGAAGATCGCCGCCGAGATGCCTCCCAACATCTCCGGTACCTGGGACGCCGCGCGCCGCGACGCGGATCTGCCTCGCTGA
- a CDS encoding SIMPL domain-containing protein, with protein MPAVRTTPLLVLLLSTLAPVALAQPRQPSPAPAPPLVNPLARTIRVEGTGEVKVAPDEAFIDLAMETLAPTAKAAAEENARKMDKVIAALVQAGIPRKEIETRNYTVFPEYEPQPKPNATPKLKGYRVSNTVEVHVRELARVGPLLDTALNAGANRVDAVRFGLSKPEVVKGDALRDAVERARQSAQVLATSLGVKLGPVLDASTVTEPPRPFPMAARFEMASMAGAADVSTPIQPQEQTVNATVTLVFAIEGQGR; from the coding sequence ATGCCCGCCGTACGTACAACCCCGCTGCTCGTCCTGCTGCTGAGCACCCTTGCTCCGGTGGCCCTGGCCCAACCCAGGCAGCCGTCACCGGCTCCGGCGCCGCCGCTGGTGAATCCCCTGGCGCGGACCATCCGGGTGGAGGGCACCGGAGAGGTGAAGGTCGCGCCGGACGAGGCCTTCATCGACCTGGCCATGGAGACGCTGGCGCCCACGGCGAAGGCGGCGGCGGAGGAGAACGCGCGGAAGATGGACAAGGTGATCGCCGCGCTGGTGCAGGCCGGCATCCCGCGCAAGGAGATCGAGACGCGCAACTACACGGTGTTCCCGGAGTACGAGCCCCAGCCGAAGCCGAACGCGACGCCCAAGCTGAAGGGCTACCGGGTGAGCAACACGGTGGAGGTGCACGTGCGCGAGCTGGCGCGGGTGGGGCCGCTGCTGGACACGGCCTTGAACGCGGGGGCGAACCGGGTGGACGCGGTGCGCTTCGGGCTGAGCAAGCCGGAGGTGGTGAAGGGGGACGCGCTGCGCGACGCGGTGGAGCGGGCGAGGCAGTCGGCGCAGGTGCTGGCCACGTCGCTGGGCGTGAAGCTGGGGCCGGTGCTGGACGCGAGCACGGTGACGGAGCCGCCGCGCCCCTTCCCGATGGCGGCGCGCTTCGAGATGGCCTCGATGGCCGGAGCCGCGGACGTGTCGACGCCCATCCAGCCGCAGGAGCAGACGGTGAACGCGACGGTGACGCTCGTCTTCGCCATCGAGGGGCAGGGCCGGTAG
- a CDS encoding two-component regulator propeller domain-containing protein — translation MRRDGVHGLLGLVMTVLMGLGGPALALDPARRVTQYSHDTWKDEDGLPQNTGFALAQTRDGYLWVATWEGLARFDGVHFTVYDRRNTPELRDEVIRALVEDASGTLWVGTGRGLLSYREGRFQRMAPAGPGEVEVSALVRALDGGLWVGAQEGLFHVREGQARRYGTAEGLPSEWVYALRVDHDGVLWVGTGKGLVRLSGERVEPVRLPGAAARATVRALLEGHDGSMWMGTDAGLVRLREGQARLFTTRDGLPDDKVMALAEDRDGNLWVGTDTGGLARLSGGTFSVLGPKQGFSNSAVLSLLEDREGSLWVGTMMGGLSRLRDAPFVTFGQPEGIQDELTSVVLEDRQGAVWVGSFAGGVTRLKDGVSTHFGPEQGLPHANVRSLCEDREGRLWVGTTGGAFLFDGRGFSRVGREQGLPDELIYSIFADSRGDVWFGTGTGLSRLRQGTFTHFGAEQGAPSGAALPVVTMAEDSEGTLWFGAFGGLYRLSGDTFTRYTSADGLTGNRVLDLYADPRGGLWVASGSGLTLLRGGRFTRFTTAQGLYEDFVLRVLEDSEGFLWMSSNRGISRVSRRELEEVAEGLRPTVRPVFFDRRDGMRSSECNGGLFPAGWRSRDGRLWFPTLRGVVAVDPERMVVRWPAAEPRLEEVRVRGRPVPPSGRLVLEPGQRDVEFRFTALSLGDSTRLPLRYRLLGHDPDWVDAEDRRTVSYTNLSPGEYRFVVTAANRDGVWTEPGAVVELSVIPRFRETLAFYALCALGVGALALGGYVLQMSRLKRRERWLQARVDERTRELAAANRELDENLRALRQAQSQLVQAGKMAAVGTLAAGVGHEINNPLAYIVSNLEYALAESAALGRDLPAGAPGRRRLEDIDRVLGEARHGADRVRRIVQDLKTFSRGDEDARGPVDLHAMLDSAAKLAGSELAPRARLVKEYGDSGWVDGNESRLAQVFLNLIINAAQALPEGHALSNEVRLVTRRDGARMVAEVRDTGCGIPPAVMGRIFDPFFTTKPVGVGTGLGLALCHRFITAMGGEIAVESELGKGTVVRVTLRAAAAPVSSSQQQQGVRQMQQEQEGARVRGRVMIVDDDVMVSSALRRTLAREHDVEVVTSSRQALELLKGPKGAEVDVILCDLMMPDLTGMDLHADLTATAPGVARRMVFVTGGAFTPAARAFMDTVQNARVDKPFDPQRLREQVREWVTKARNAEPGQAA, via the coding sequence CGGCTTCGCGCTCGCGCAGACGCGTGACGGCTACCTGTGGGTGGCCACGTGGGAGGGCCTGGCCCGGTTCGACGGCGTGCACTTCACCGTCTACGACAGGCGCAACACGCCCGAGCTGCGCGACGAGGTCATCCGCGCCCTCGTCGAGGACGCGTCCGGCACGTTGTGGGTGGGAACGGGGCGGGGACTGCTCTCGTACCGGGAGGGCCGCTTCCAGCGCATGGCTCCGGCGGGACCGGGCGAGGTGGAGGTGTCCGCGCTGGTGCGCGCCTTGGACGGGGGCCTGTGGGTAGGTGCGCAGGAGGGGCTCTTCCACGTGCGCGAGGGCCAGGCGCGGCGCTACGGCACCGCGGAGGGGTTGCCCTCCGAGTGGGTGTACGCGCTGCGGGTGGATCATGACGGGGTGCTGTGGGTGGGCACGGGGAAGGGACTGGTGCGGCTGTCCGGGGAGCGGGTGGAGCCGGTGCGTCTGCCGGGAGCCGCGGCCCGGGCGACGGTGCGGGCGCTGCTCGAGGGCCATGATGGCTCGATGTGGATGGGGACGGACGCGGGGCTCGTGCGCCTTCGCGAGGGGCAGGCCCGGCTCTTCACCACGCGCGACGGGCTGCCGGACGACAAGGTGATGGCCCTGGCGGAGGACCGGGACGGCAACCTGTGGGTGGGCACCGACACGGGCGGGCTGGCGCGCCTGTCGGGGGGCACCTTCTCGGTGCTCGGTCCGAAGCAGGGCTTCTCCAACTCGGCGGTGCTCTCCCTGTTGGAGGATCGCGAGGGCTCCCTCTGGGTGGGGACGATGATGGGAGGGCTCAGCCGGTTGCGGGACGCGCCCTTCGTCACCTTCGGCCAGCCCGAGGGCATCCAGGACGAGCTGACCTCGGTGGTGCTGGAGGATCGTCAGGGGGCGGTGTGGGTGGGGTCCTTCGCGGGCGGGGTGACGCGCCTGAAGGACGGGGTGTCCACCCACTTCGGCCCGGAGCAGGGGTTGCCCCACGCGAACGTCCGTTCCCTCTGCGAGGACCGGGAGGGCCGCTTGTGGGTGGGCACCACCGGGGGCGCCTTCCTCTTCGACGGCCGGGGCTTCTCCCGGGTAGGTCGCGAGCAGGGACTGCCGGACGAGTTGATCTACTCCATCTTCGCGGACTCGCGCGGGGACGTGTGGTTCGGCACCGGCACGGGCCTGAGCCGGTTGCGCCAGGGCACCTTCACGCACTTCGGCGCGGAGCAGGGCGCCCCGTCGGGCGCGGCGCTGCCCGTCGTCACCATGGCCGAGGACTCCGAGGGGACGCTCTGGTTCGGCGCCTTCGGGGGGTTGTACCGGCTGTCGGGCGACACCTTCACCCGCTACACCTCGGCGGACGGGCTGACGGGCAACCGTGTGTTGGACCTGTACGCGGATCCTCGGGGAGGCCTGTGGGTGGCCTCGGGCTCGGGCCTCACCCTGTTGCGCGGCGGGCGCTTCACCCGCTTCACCACCGCGCAGGGGCTCTACGAGGACTTCGTCCTGCGCGTGCTCGAGGACTCGGAGGGCTTCCTGTGGATGAGCAGCAACCGCGGCATCTCCCGGGTGTCCCGGCGCGAGCTGGAGGAGGTGGCCGAGGGTCTGCGCCCCACGGTGCGGCCCGTCTTCTTCGACCGGCGCGACGGCATGCGCAGCTCCGAGTGCAACGGGGGCCTGTTCCCCGCGGGGTGGCGCTCGCGCGACGGGCGGTTGTGGTTCCCCACGCTGCGCGGCGTGGTGGCGGTGGATCCAGAGCGGATGGTGGTGCGCTGGCCCGCGGCCGAGCCGCGCCTGGAGGAGGTGCGGGTGCGGGGCCGGCCGGTGCCGCCCTCGGGCAGGCTGGTGCTGGAGCCCGGGCAGCGGGACGTGGAGTTCCGCTTCACCGCGCTCTCGTTGGGAGACTCCACGCGGCTGCCGCTGCGCTACCGGTTGCTGGGCCACGACCCGGACTGGGTGGATGCCGAGGATCGGCGCACCGTTTCGTATACGAACCTGTCTCCGGGCGAGTACCGCTTCGTGGTGACGGCGGCCAACCGGGACGGGGTGTGGACGGAGCCCGGGGCCGTGGTGGAGCTGAGCGTCATCCCGCGCTTCCGCGAGACGCTGGCGTTCTACGCGCTCTGCGCGCTGGGCGTGGGGGCGCTGGCCCTGGGTGGGTACGTGTTGCAGATGAGCCGGCTCAAGCGGCGCGAGCGTTGGCTGCAGGCGCGCGTGGATGAGCGTACGCGCGAGCTCGCCGCGGCCAACCGCGAGCTGGACGAGAACCTGCGCGCCCTGCGTCAGGCCCAGTCGCAGTTGGTGCAGGCGGGGAAGATGGCCGCGGTGGGCACGCTGGCGGCGGGCGTGGGCCACGAAATCAACAACCCGCTGGCCTATATCGTCTCCAACCTGGAGTACGCCCTCGCGGAGTCGGCGGCGTTGGGGCGGGATTTGCCCGCGGGCGCTCCGGGCCGCCGGCGGCTCGAGGACATCGACCGGGTGCTGGGCGAGGCCCGGCACGGCGCGGATCGGGTGCGGCGCATCGTCCAGGACCTGAAGACGTTCTCCCGGGGCGACGAGGACGCGCGGGGGCCGGTGGACCTGCACGCGATGCTGGACTCGGCCGCCAAGCTGGCCGGCAGCGAGCTGGCGCCCCGGGCCCGGCTGGTGAAGGAGTACGGCGACTCCGGGTGGGTGGACGGCAACGAGTCCCGCCTGGCGCAGGTCTTCCTCAACCTCATCATCAACGCGGCCCAGGCGCTGCCCGAGGGGCATGCGCTGAGCAACGAGGTCCGTCTGGTGACGCGGCGGGACGGGGCGCGGATGGTGGCGGAGGTGCGCGATACCGGGTGTGGGATTCCCCCAGCGGTCATGGGTCGCATCTTCGACCCCTTCTTCACCACAAAGCCGGTGGGTGTGGGGACGGGGTTGGGACTGGCCCTGTGTCACCGATTCATCACCGCCATGGGGGGAGAAATCGCCGTGGAGAGCGAGCTGGGCAAGGGGACGGTAGTTCGTGTGACACTGCGGGCCGCGGCGGCGCCCGTGTCCTCGTCCCAGCAGCAGCAGGGAGTGCGTCAGATGCAACAAGAGCAGGAGGGTGCGCGCGTGCGTGGCCGGGTAATGATTGTCGATGACGATGTGATGGTGAGCTCGGCGCTGCGGCGGACGCTGGCGCGCGAGCACGACGTGGAGGTGGTGACGAGCTCGCGTCAGGCGCTGGAGCTGCTCAAGGGGCCGAAGGGCGCGGAGGTGGACGTCATCCTCTGCGACCTGATGATGCCGGACCTGACGGGCATGGATCTGCACGCGGACCTGACGGCGACGGCGCCGGGAGTGGCGCGCCGGATGGTGTTCGTCACCGGTGGAGCCTTCACGCCGGCCGCGAGGGCCTTCATGGACACGGTGCAGAACGCGCGGGTGGACAAGCCGTTCGATCCCCAGCGGCTGCGCGAGCAGGTGCGCGAGTGGGTGACCAAGGCGCGCAACGCGGAGCCGGGCCAGGCGGCCTGA